In the genome of Methanococcoides burtonii DSM 6242, the window AAATTTATAAATTATTAATTAGGGAGTGACATAATATGAGTGAAGAAAGCAGAAAAATAATAGACGATATTGGCGATAAGATGGGGTTCACCCCTCAAATACTTGAGACCTTACATGAACTGGATCCTCATTTTGTAAAGAAGTACACCCGATGCGATCATAAGATCCTTACAGACGGTGCCCTCCCGGCAAAAGTAAAAATATTGATGGCACTTGCTGTTGTAGCTTCCAAGCAGTGTGAATCCTGTACGGTGGCACAGATGAAAAGTGCATTGAAGAATGGTGCGACAAAAGAGGAGATAATGGAAACCATGGAAGTTATTTCCGTAACATCCGGTGCACCTGCTGTGGCAGCATGCCGGGATGCGCTAAAAATGTTGAAATAACTCAATCGTTCGGTCGAAGGATAAGGGCACAATACCATCTGGGTCGAATAAATTCTCATCGACCTTCTTTTTTTAGGGCTTGTTCCCTTGTTCATTAATTTTTAAAAATGATCTCAGGGGGTTTCTCATATTAAGTCCATTCATTTAGCTTTGACATTCTTATTGTTCGTAGCTGCGATCCTGTTTGTCACATGTACTGCCTCAGCCGTTGATCCTACAGGATTTGATGAGTTGAACTCTGAAGATTTCGTGACCAATTCTAAATGTGCGAATTGCCATGCTATATTGCGTAGTCAGCATGAAGGTAGCATGCATGCTTTTGCTTATTCCGACCCTCTGTATCAGAAAGAGGCTCTGCTTGCAAGTGAAGATACCAACGGTCAGACCGATGAGTTCTGTTCCCGCTGCCACACGCCCATAGGTGTTGTCAGTGGTGAAGTTCCTCCCATCGATGGCTCTATGATAAGTGATGTGGCTGCGGAAGGTGTCCAATGTGATTTCTGTCACACAGTATCCGAAAGTGCAGGTATTGGTGACGGTTCATTCGTTTCAAGTCCTGGCGATGTTAAATGGGGCCCGCGTGATGATGCACCTTCGGCTTTCCATGAGTCCGAGTTCAATGGTCTTTACACGGAGGCTGAATATTGCGGTATGTGTCATAATGTGAACAGCCCTTTTAATGGCCTGCCTCTTGATGATACTTACACTTTCTGGTCCGAGAGCTCTTATGCAGAAGAAGGTGTGGTTTGTCAGGATTGTCACATGAGCCCGGGTATAACACATTTCGAAGCAGACCCTGGCCGATCAGCGTCCAGTTCTCCTAAGAGGGACCATATTCCTGTACATGAGATCGTTGGTGGCAACTACTTCATGCTTGATATCCTAACTGATGGAAAAGCCGGTGATGCTGCTGTGGAAAGGCTCCAAAAGGCTGCAACGCTTGAAGTGGATGCACCGGAAGATGCAATTTCCGGTGATGATGTTTCTATCAAAGTCTCTGTTACCAATTCCGGTGCCGGTCATAAATTGCCTACGGGGATCTCTGAAATAAGGCAGATGTGGGTATCTGTCTCAGTAACTGATGCCGATGGGGTACTATTATACAGTTCCGGAACGCTTGATGGTGAGGGGAATGTCGAAGAGGGTATTATCTATCATACGGTCCTTTCCGATGCTGATGGGGATGTGACAACTAAACTATGGCAAGCTGAGGCTATTGTTTCCGATAATCGAATCCTTCCAGGCGATACAGCGGTCGAATCCCATTCGTTCGTTATGCCGGAGGGAGCTGCGGATCCTATTCTCGTTGAAGCAAAACTATTATACCGCTCCGCACCTCAGAGTATTGTTGATGAACTGTTCGGGAAGGGTACTCATGAAGTTCCTGTGATTGATATGGCAAAAGCCTATGGTTCTATTAATGGGGAGGCTGAAGTGCCTTCAAGTTCAACACCGGGATTTGGTGTAATATTGCTTATATTTTCACTGATCGCAGCTGGTTGTGTTGGCAGGATCCTAAAATGATATTGGAGAAATGATATGTCTGATAATGCGATAAAGCTGCTTGGGATCTCGGGCAGCCCTCGAAAAAAAGCCACTGATAGAATGGTCAGGGAGGCTTTGAAGTATGCTGAGGAAAAATATGGTGTGGAAATTGAATATTTCTCTGCTAAAGGCAAGGATCTGAAATTCTGTATCCACTGTGACCATTGCGTAAGAACAAAACAGGGATGTATCCACAAAGATGATATTGTGGAA includes:
- a CDS encoding carboxymuconolactone decarboxylase family protein, translating into MSEESRKIIDDIGDKMGFTPQILETLHELDPHFVKKYTRCDHKILTDGALPAKVKILMALAVVASKQCESCTVAQMKSALKNGATKEEIMETMEVISVTSGAPAVAACRDALKMLK
- a CDS encoding multiheme c-type cytochrome, with protein sequence MTFLLFVAAILFVTCTASAVDPTGFDELNSEDFVTNSKCANCHAILRSQHEGSMHAFAYSDPLYQKEALLASEDTNGQTDEFCSRCHTPIGVVSGEVPPIDGSMISDVAAEGVQCDFCHTVSESAGIGDGSFVSSPGDVKWGPRDDAPSAFHESEFNGLYTEAEYCGMCHNVNSPFNGLPLDDTYTFWSESSYAEEGVVCQDCHMSPGITHFEADPGRSASSSPKRDHIPVHEIVGGNYFMLDILTDGKAGDAAVERLQKAATLEVDAPEDAISGDDVSIKVSVTNSGAGHKLPTGISEIRQMWVSVSVTDADGVLLYSSGTLDGEGNVEEGIIYHTVLSDADGDVTTKLWQAEAIVSDNRILPGDTAVESHSFVMPEGAADPILVEAKLLYRSAPQSIVDELFGKGTHEVPVIDMAKAYGSINGEAEVPSSSTPGFGVILLIFSLIAAGCVGRILK